In one window of Poriferisphaera corsica DNA:
- a CDS encoding chlorite dismutase family protein: protein MSEKRNHIQMGHGHGEAHGGSAQHGSGGGGKPGGKPGGMPEGMGGMMGGEKPDLREKGANGQATDRRLFMQLLVFTGCLDTDELVKALEASGIQAVLYEDVNDPQGVGLLTMSEDEGFFVGELRGLLKQRPFDELLLVPEYTMFGRSYSLGYEAELEDGLVDRPRRYVMDEDWKWAVWYPLRRGGAFEQLDEKEQMGILREHGAIGFAYGRGGYAKDVRLACHGMGGEDNDFVIGVLGQRLHPCSAIVQRMRKTQQTSLYLENLGPFFVGRATWQSGVK, encoded by the coding sequence ATGAGTGAGAAACGCAATCATATACAGATGGGTCATGGGCATGGAGAAGCTCATGGCGGGTCGGCTCAACATGGTTCTGGTGGAGGAGGGAAGCCGGGTGGCAAACCTGGTGGGATGCCAGAAGGGATGGGGGGGATGATGGGGGGAGAGAAGCCAGATCTGAGAGAGAAGGGGGCGAACGGGCAGGCGACGGATCGTCGTTTGTTTATGCAGTTGCTTGTGTTTACGGGGTGTTTGGATACGGATGAGTTGGTGAAGGCGCTTGAAGCGTCGGGGATTCAGGCGGTTTTGTATGAAGATGTGAATGATCCGCAGGGTGTGGGGCTGTTGACGATGAGTGAGGATGAGGGATTTTTTGTGGGTGAGTTGAGGGGTTTGTTGAAGCAGCGGCCGTTTGATGAGCTGTTGCTTGTGCCGGAGTACACGATGTTTGGGCGGTCGTATAGTTTGGGATATGAAGCGGAGTTGGAGGATGGGCTGGTTGATCGACCACGGCGATATGTGATGGATGAAGATTGGAAGTGGGCAGTGTGGTATCCGCTGCGAAGGGGCGGCGCGTTTGAGCAGCTTGATGAGAAAGAGCAGATGGGGATTTTGCGGGAGCATGGCGCGATTGGTTTTGCGTATGGCCGTGGTGGTTATGCGAAGGATGTACGGCTTGCGTGTCATGGGATGGGCGGTGAGGATAATGATTTTGTGATTGGTGTATTGGGTCAACGGCTGCATCCGTGCAGTGCGATTGTTCAGCGGATGCGGAAGACGCAGCAGACGTCGCTGTATTTGGAGAATCTGGGGCCGTTCTTCGTGGGACGTGCGACTTGGCAGAGTGGTGTGAAATAA
- a CDS encoding alpha/beta fold hydrolase: MPVLDMPLKELKKYQGCSVKPDDFDAYWDRALDEMHSTKSNLQLDSSSYELPNTKFYDVWFTGVNNARIHARYAKPENTTGKIPLVVWLHGYSGAAPDWDEYLRFTALGMAVVALDVRGQGGISEDSGGAKGTTLRGHIIRGLEDHEDKLLFRDIYLDTAQLTELMMAMDDIDETRVATYGGSQGGALSLVCASLVPSIQRVVTSFPFLSDFQRVWNMDLSRKGAYFELSDFFRHHDPLHENMEKWYRRLGYIDIQNLVDRINGKVLFAATLLDDICPPSTQFAAYNKITAPKDMLIYHDFAHEHLPGWTSRAIHFIAEMVAQPV; encoded by the coding sequence ATGCCCGTACTGGACATGCCACTTAAAGAACTGAAAAAATATCAGGGCTGTAGTGTCAAGCCTGATGATTTTGATGCATACTGGGATCGCGCACTAGATGAAATGCATAGTACAAAGTCTAATCTACAATTAGACTCCTCTTCTTACGAGCTCCCCAACACCAAGTTTTACGATGTCTGGTTCACAGGCGTCAATAACGCGCGTATTCATGCACGTTATGCGAAGCCTGAAAATACCACTGGAAAAATCCCACTGGTTGTCTGGCTACATGGCTATTCAGGCGCTGCACCCGATTGGGATGAGTATCTCCGCTTTACTGCACTTGGTATGGCCGTTGTCGCGCTTGATGTCCGCGGCCAAGGCGGAATATCCGAAGATTCTGGTGGAGCAAAAGGCACAACCCTTCGCGGCCATATCATCCGTGGACTCGAAGACCACGAAGACAAACTCCTCTTCCGTGATATATACCTCGATACGGCACAGCTCACAGAACTCATGATGGCCATGGATGATATCGACGAAACCCGTGTCGCTACTTACGGCGGCTCACAAGGTGGCGCCCTCTCACTCGTTTGCGCTTCACTGGTACCTTCCATCCAACGCGTCGTAACCTCCTTCCCATTCCTCAGCGATTTCCAGCGCGTTTGGAATATGGATCTTTCTCGTAAAGGCGCTTATTTCGAACTCTCCGATTTCTTCCGCCATCACGATCCACTACACGAAAACATGGAAAAATGGTATCGCCGTCTCGGCTATATCGATATCCAAAACCTCGTCGACCGCATCAACGGCAAAGTCCTTTTCGCCGCAACCCTGCTTGATGACATCTGCCCGCCATCTACACAGTTTGCCGCTTACAACAAAATCACTGCCCCCAAAGACATGCTTATCTACCACGATTTCGCGCACGAACACCTCCCCGGTTGGACCAGTCGCGCAATCCACTTCATCGCAGAAATGGTAGCTCAGCCCGTCTAA
- a CDS encoding PIG-L deacetylase family protein produces the protein MPKTQRQDPLKGLYKMSSDFQLVKLENNKRVVSENFADILADWQPGKECFLFVTPHDDDAILGGGLMLDMALANNIPVYILCVTDGSAGYCTLEEKENIIEVRAKETYDCYEAMGVPTDNIVWMGFPDGQLSQYLGRREAKSGDPSPIQGYTGLVNSFVFNLRKIQPTRVFLPTNADLHPDHRATHSELLISLFHAMGGIWPELGPSLPKLPSVYELGVYCDFPEPPQIQLKSTPERLESKVNGILKFVSQTQIAALIENVRKSGPYEYYRDLQFALYSPDTYHERFAEK, from the coding sequence ATGCCCAAAACGCAAAGACAAGATCCGCTGAAAGGCTTATATAAGATGAGTTCCGATTTTCAACTCGTAAAGCTCGAGAATAACAAACGCGTCGTCAGTGAAAACTTCGCTGATATCCTCGCTGATTGGCAGCCTGGAAAAGAGTGCTTCCTTTTCGTCACGCCTCATGATGATGATGCTATTCTTGGTGGTGGCCTCATGCTCGACATGGCGCTCGCTAACAATATTCCTGTCTATATCCTCTGTGTTACTGATGGTTCTGCGGGTTACTGCACGCTCGAAGAAAAAGAAAACATCATCGAAGTTCGTGCTAAAGAGACATACGATTGCTATGAAGCCATGGGTGTTCCCACCGACAACATTGTCTGGATGGGTTTCCCTGATGGCCAGCTTTCGCAATACCTCGGCCGCCGCGAAGCTAAATCCGGTGACCCTTCACCTATCCAAGGCTATACCGGTCTTGTGAACTCTTTTGTATTCAATCTCCGAAAAATTCAGCCGACCCGCGTTTTCCTCCCTACCAACGCAGATCTTCACCCAGACCACCGCGCAACGCACTCCGAACTACTTATCTCACTCTTCCACGCAATGGGCGGCATCTGGCCAGAGCTCGGCCCATCGCTGCCTAAGCTCCCCAGCGTCTATGAGCTTGGTGTCTACTGCGATTTCCCCGAGCCCCCGCAAATACAACTCAAATCCACGCCCGAGCGACTTGAATCCAAAGTTAACGGCATCCTTAAGTTTGTTTCGCAAACTCAAATCGCAGCACTCATCGAAAACGTTCGTAAGTCAGGCCCATACGAGTACTACCGCGATCTTCAGTTCGCACTTTACTCACCTGACACCTACCACGAGCGTTTTGCTGAAAAATAA
- the nusB gene encoding transcription antitermination factor NusB has translation MSKQRNTRRLAMQVLYQIDVTGELDRDEILSNIDNEFDTPDVCAKAVDTALHAWVTHGTSDEQISLLAPDWPTYRQPPVDRAILRLAYYEMSSGQTPPKVAINEAVELAKNFASENSPAFINGVLDKLAKKVKPRRVAPEPQEQSEPADQWLDDAKTSD, from the coding sequence ATGTCAAAGCAACGAAACACAAGACGCCTCGCGATGCAGGTTCTCTATCAGATCGATGTTACAGGTGAACTGGATCGAGATGAGATCCTGTCCAATATCGATAATGAATTCGATACACCAGATGTCTGCGCTAAAGCCGTTGATACAGCTCTCCATGCTTGGGTTACACATGGAACTTCAGATGAGCAAATTAGCCTTCTCGCGCCAGATTGGCCGACTTACCGCCAACCCCCTGTTGACCGAGCAATTCTTCGGCTTGCTTATTACGAAATGTCATCAGGTCAGACGCCTCCCAAGGTCGCAATCAATGAAGCAGTCGAACTTGCCAAGAATTTTGCTTCTGAAAACTCACCAGCCTTTATTAACGGTGTGCTCGATAAGCTCGCTAAAAAAGTGAAGCCGCGGCGAGTTGCTCCAGAGCCCCAAGAGCAGTCAGAGCCAGCCGATCAATGGCTTGATGATGCGAAAACAAGCGACTAA
- a CDS encoding SIS domain-containing protein: protein MKLSEEKYAKFALCKEMLETVEVIKNFKVDGIEEVVEDLKKTGKLFLTGEGSSRIFPAKNAMTNAFRHGLDLDIATEGGCQAYEYDLAKKTVFGASNSGATKELIALFTKLKGEGKENLFSMTANTDTKVESLSKKCFVLNCGGEDAVAATKSVAEQALLYQSMLVKLAGEETPAEALAELAAKIETVLTMDIDPEITKKIANAGTIYFAGRNDGVAEELTLKTNEITRKKSDYLEGTYAVHGIEEVMNADDVVILVDPFETELEKIKQTLAEGVGLTVVAISSKETIFPTITIPEAGCLSGYVNLAAGWNILVEVGIALGIDLDKPTRARKVGNAFEG from the coding sequence ATGAAACTTTCAGAAGAAAAATACGCAAAGTTCGCGCTCTGTAAAGAGATGCTCGAAACCGTTGAAGTCATCAAAAACTTCAAAGTAGATGGAATCGAAGAAGTTGTCGAGGATCTCAAGAAGACCGGCAAGCTCTTTCTCACCGGTGAAGGTTCATCACGTATCTTCCCAGCGAAGAACGCAATGACCAACGCTTTCCGTCACGGCCTCGATCTCGACATCGCGACCGAAGGTGGCTGCCAAGCTTACGAATACGATCTCGCTAAAAAGACCGTTTTCGGTGCTTCAAACTCTGGTGCGACCAAAGAGCTCATCGCTCTCTTTACCAAGCTCAAAGGCGAAGGCAAAGAGAACCTCTTCTCAATGACCGCAAACACCGACACAAAAGTCGAATCACTCTCCAAGAAGTGCTTCGTTCTTAACTGTGGTGGCGAAGATGCAGTCGCAGCAACTAAATCAGTTGCAGAACAGGCGCTCCTTTATCAGTCCATGCTCGTCAAGCTCGCAGGCGAAGAAACTCCTGCAGAAGCACTCGCAGAACTCGCAGCAAAGATCGAAACAGTCCTCACAATGGATATCGATCCAGAGATCACCAAGAAGATCGCTAACGCTGGCACAATCTACTTCGCAGGTCGCAACGACGGCGTTGCAGAAGAGCTCACACTCAAGACCAACGAAATTACGCGTAAGAAGTCTGACTACCTCGAAGGCACATACGCTGTTCATGGTATCGAAGAAGTCATGAACGCTGATGACGTTGTCATCCTCGTCGATCCATTCGAAACTGAACTCGAAAAGATCAAGCAGACTCTCGCTGAAGGCGTTGGTCTCACCGTCGTCGCAATTTCTTCTAAGGAAACCATCTTCCCAACGATCACGATCCCAGAAGCAGGTTGCCTCTCAGGCTACGTAAACCTCGCAGCTGGTTGGAACATCCTCGTTGAAGTCGGCATCGCGCTCGGCATCGATCTCGACAAGCCAACACGTGCTCGTAAAGTTGGTAACGCTTTTGAAGGTTGA
- the ribH gene encoding 6,7-dimethyl-8-ribityllumazine synthase encodes MAQQGPNNLEGDLLAIDARVAIVTARFNEFITDRLTEAAINTWERLGGKAENLASVHVPGAIELAVTAKKLAETGKYQAVICLGCVIRGETDHYDHVVEQTAIGVREVATQTGIPCIFGVLTCDTLEQAIDRAGTKMGNAGRNAMMTAVEMANLMEKIR; translated from the coding sequence ATGGCTCAACAAGGCCCAAATAACCTCGAAGGTGATTTATTGGCAATCGATGCTCGTGTCGCAATTGTCACAGCTCGCTTCAATGAGTTCATTACGGATCGACTTACGGAAGCTGCGATCAATACATGGGAACGATTAGGTGGTAAGGCTGAAAATTTGGCATCCGTCCATGTGCCGGGCGCTATTGAGTTGGCTGTAACAGCTAAAAAACTTGCAGAAACAGGCAAGTATCAAGCGGTTATCTGTCTGGGCTGCGTCATTCGTGGCGAAACGGATCACTACGATCATGTTGTTGAGCAAACCGCGATCGGCGTTCGTGAGGTCGCAACGCAAACCGGTATCCCATGTATTTTCGGTGTACTGACCTGCGATACACTTGAGCAGGCCATTGATCGTGCGGGTACTAAAATGGGTAATGCAGGGCGTAATGCCATGATGACCGCAGTTGAGATGGCGAACCTCATGGAAAAAATCCGATAA
- a CDS encoding acetylxylan esterase: MHAKFLNRSLLFLLLTLCVAAQSAIADTLRLDASCTKPDAIYQTNEPITFRIKLLNQNDAALTGRKIQYTLSLDGYETIRTGTFTTTSKPSLIRTRLDKPGFVRLELTYKPINADNTKQTKVFKRLAAGINPTQIPATAKLPKDFNQFWQSKIQTVRNATMTPVLTPVEFEDSNILAFDLQIQTPGSTTSTSPLSGYYAKPANAKPKSHPAILIPHSAGVRSSRIPAYYASLGFIALDFNAHGLPNGKPASFYQEQTNGPLKGYPAFGKTNPNDSYFTGMYMRLIRALEFIKAQPEWDGKILVVKGSSQGGGQALIAGGLDPDITLICASVPAMSDHAGYEAGKMVGWPRLASWNKPNDSEKDITYRSTIDASRYVDAANFAALIQAQTLISVGFADHVCCPTSVYTAFNNIPHKNKRIINRPLMGHSFPQDLQAEFDQTIMQHVKDMQ, encoded by the coding sequence ATGCACGCGAAATTTTTAAATCGCTCCCTGCTTTTCTTATTACTTACACTTTGCGTGGCCGCGCAATCTGCCATCGCTGACACACTTCGACTTGACGCCTCATGCACGAAGCCTGATGCAATCTATCAAACCAATGAACCCATTACTTTCCGCATCAAGTTACTCAATCAAAATGACGCTGCCCTCACCGGCCGCAAAATACAATACACACTCAGCCTCGATGGCTACGAAACGATCCGAACCGGCACATTCACCACCACATCCAAACCCTCACTCATCCGTACACGTCTAGACAAGCCCGGCTTCGTCCGCCTCGAACTCACCTACAAACCCATCAACGCTGACAACACCAAACAAACCAAAGTTTTCAAACGACTTGCCGCCGGTATCAACCCCACCCAAATCCCAGCCACCGCGAAACTCCCCAAAGACTTCAATCAGTTCTGGCAAAGCAAAATCCAGACCGTCCGCAACGCAACCATGACTCCGGTCCTCACACCCGTCGAATTTGAAGACAGCAACATCCTTGCCTTCGACCTGCAAATCCAAACCCCCGGCTCAACAACCTCCACTTCACCACTCTCCGGTTACTACGCTAAACCTGCCAACGCTAAACCTAAATCTCACCCCGCCATACTCATCCCTCACTCTGCAGGTGTTCGCTCATCTCGCATCCCCGCCTATTACGCTTCCCTCGGCTTCATCGCCCTCGACTTCAACGCACATGGCCTACCCAACGGCAAACCCGCCTCCTTCTATCAAGAACAAACCAACGGCCCCCTCAAAGGCTATCCCGCTTTCGGTAAAACCAACCCCAACGACTCCTACTTCACCGGCATGTACATGCGACTCATCCGCGCTCTCGAATTTATCAAAGCTCAGCCCGAATGGGACGGCAAAATCCTCGTCGTCAAAGGCTCATCACAAGGCGGCGGCCAAGCCCTTATCGCTGGCGGACTCGACCCCGACATCACACTCATCTGCGCATCCGTCCCCGCCATGTCTGATCACGCTGGATACGAAGCCGGCAAGATGGTCGGTTGGCCTCGCTTGGCTTCATGGAACAAACCCAACGACAGTGAAAAGGACATCACCTATCGATCAACAATCGACGCCAGCCGCTACGTCGATGCCGCCAACTTCGCAGCGCTCATCCAAGCACAAACACTCATCTCCGTTGGCTTCGCCGATCATGTATGCTGCCCCACTTCGGTCTACACCGCTTTCAACAACATCCCTCACAAAAACAAACGCATCATCAATCGCCCGCTCATGGGACACAGCTTCCCACAAGACCTCCAAGCCGAATTCGACCAGACAATCATGCAACACGTAAAAGACATGCAGTAA
- a CDS encoding glutamine amidotransferase, which translates to MAKDVLYLGDTAYTQQACYLTGIMTHFDISFDYVPSDQSPSDEQLTDDYKTIILSDYPSKMLSKKQVDLIVEKVNLGTGLIMFGGWETYVGLDGGYQNTAIADILPVQMKDSDDRNNNYWPCFVDKQADHAILADLPFDTNASTVGGFNAFEPKPHAKTLLHANMNNASKDSSGSFTLTYTKSVPLLVVDESTNANIACFASDVAPHWVGPFVDWGDSRLSAQAPEGEAIEVGNWYAQFFANLVKWSAKTI; encoded by the coding sequence ATGGCCAAAGACGTACTTTACCTCGGCGACACTGCTTACACTCAGCAAGCATGCTACCTCACTGGTATCATGACACATTTCGATATCTCGTTCGATTACGTCCCATCCGATCAGTCGCCATCTGATGAACAACTTACGGATGACTACAAAACAATCATCCTTAGTGATTATCCTTCGAAAATGCTCTCAAAAAAGCAGGTTGACTTAATTGTTGAGAAGGTCAACTTAGGTACCGGCCTGATTATGTTCGGTGGTTGGGAAACATACGTTGGCCTGGATGGTGGTTACCAAAACACAGCAATCGCAGACATCCTACCTGTTCAAATGAAGGATTCAGATGATCGCAATAACAACTATTGGCCATGTTTCGTCGATAAACAAGCCGATCACGCAATCCTCGCAGATCTCCCATTTGATACCAACGCGTCAACTGTTGGTGGTTTTAACGCCTTCGAGCCTAAGCCTCACGCTAAGACGCTCCTTCACGCTAACATGAACAATGCTTCAAAAGATTCAAGCGGTTCATTCACACTCACATACACAAAATCAGTGCCACTTCTCGTTGTCGATGAATCCACTAACGCGAACATTGCCTGTTTTGCTTCCGATGTCGCGCCTCACTGGGTCGGTCCATTTGTTGACTGGGGCGACTCACGTCTCAGTGCTCAAGCGCCGGAGGGTGAAGCGATTGAAGTCGGTAACTGGTACGCTCAATTTTTTGCGAACCTCGTGAAGTGGTCTGCGAAAACGATATAA
- a CDS encoding diphosphate--fructose-6-phosphate 1-phosphotransferase: MLKGNALVGQSGGPTSVINSSVAGVVQTAQGVEQIENIFGMRYGIEGLMQDNVFDFGAETAEAIEGLRSTPSSACGSCRYKLKDEDLPLVLEKLKKFNIRYFFLIGGNDTMDTVHRVEAYAQSQGYDMIGVGIPKTVDNDLFGTDHTPGYASAAKYMALSVLQAGVLTRDMQKVDQFVVFQCIGREAGWLPAACSLAKECDADAPHITLFPEHGFDKAKFLAKVKEVYDKYGFVSVVCGEGITYEDGTPVSASETRDKFNNVEFGAMGGSAVATVLHKMIADEFGFRGEFQVTESLPMCAADRGVPQDFEDAYQCGVKAVELAAAGTTGVMVSMVREEGSATSSFETAPLCDVAVRAKPMPKNFFTEDGFGVTEEYFKYVKPLIGDLPKYTRLVYKTVEM, encoded by the coding sequence GTGCTTAAAGGTAACGCTCTCGTCGGTCAGTCCGGCGGCCCAACTTCCGTCATCAACTCTTCTGTTGCTGGTGTCGTGCAAACCGCGCAAGGCGTTGAACAAATCGAAAATATCTTCGGCATGCGCTACGGCATCGAAGGTCTTATGCAAGACAACGTCTTCGACTTCGGTGCTGAAACAGCTGAAGCAATCGAAGGTCTTCGTTCAACACCTTCATCAGCTTGTGGCTCCTGCCGCTACAAACTCAAAGACGAAGACTTGCCTCTCGTTCTTGAAAAGCTGAAAAAGTTTAACATCCGTTACTTCTTCCTCATCGGTGGTAACGACACAATGGACACCGTCCACCGCGTCGAAGCTTACGCTCAATCACAAGGCTACGACATGATCGGCGTCGGCATTCCTAAGACAGTCGACAACGACCTCTTCGGTACAGACCACACGCCAGGTTACGCCTCTGCAGCCAAGTATATGGCTCTGTCCGTACTCCAAGCTGGCGTCCTTACACGTGACATGCAGAAGGTCGACCAGTTCGTCGTCTTCCAGTGCATCGGTCGTGAAGCAGGTTGGCTCCCAGCGGCATGCTCACTTGCAAAAGAATGTGATGCAGACGCACCACACATCACACTCTTCCCCGAGCATGGTTTTGATAAAGCGAAATTCCTCGCCAAGGTTAAAGAAGTCTACGACAAATATGGTTTTGTATCTGTCGTCTGCGGCGAAGGCATCACATACGAAGACGGAACACCTGTTTCAGCATCTGAAACACGCGATAAATTCAACAACGTTGAATTTGGCGCCATGGGTGGCTCCGCTGTTGCAACCGTCCTTCACAAGATGATTGCGGACGAATTTGGATTCCGTGGCGAATTCCAAGTCACCGAATCACTCCCAATGTGTGCCGCTGACCGTGGCGTCCCGCAGGATTTCGAAGATGCATACCAGTGTGGCGTCAAAGCTGTTGAGCTCGCAGCCGCAGGTACCACCGGCGTCATGGTCTCCATGGTCCGCGAAGAAGGTTCGGCTACCTCATCATTCGAAACAGCACCTCTTTGCGATGTTGCTGTTCGTGCGAAGCCAATGCCAAAGAACTTCTTTACTGAAGACGGCTTCGGCGTAACTGAAGAATACTTCAAGTACGTAAAACCACTCATCGGTGATCTGCCAAAATACACTAGGTTGGTTTACAAAACCGTTGAAATGTAA
- a CDS encoding RsmE family RNA methyltransferase — MDAEQRKNHVKARLYCPDFKIPAGNVGGEGGSDEGESGGCGGGESVLSDSITCDLPSDQAKHARTVLRLGVGDWVEVFNGEGEVGRGKIVVSGKKGMVVEVSEGWVQERKQGGLIVVTALPKGSRVDGMIDMLGQLGVDEVWCMTSERSVVDPRQGKLDKLQARAVEASKQSGRSWLMKVRREVVRFEDVLSEIGDGMERAGEQGGSGGAVKLIMHFGGVGLDEVKGMLSDEGRSGGNDVVLLVGPEGGWTDGEVEMAEAKGFVRWTCGAHVMRIETAAVVGAGVLGAL, encoded by the coding sequence TTGGACGCAGAGCAGCGAAAAAACCATGTGAAAGCGAGGCTTTACTGCCCTGACTTTAAGATTCCTGCGGGGAATGTCGGGGGTGAGGGCGGAAGTGATGAGGGGGAGAGTGGGGGATGCGGTGGTGGGGAGAGTGTGTTATCGGACAGTATAACATGTGATTTGCCAAGCGATCAGGCGAAGCATGCGCGGACGGTGTTAAGGTTGGGTGTGGGAGATTGGGTGGAGGTGTTTAATGGTGAAGGTGAGGTGGGGCGGGGCAAGATTGTGGTGAGCGGTAAGAAGGGGATGGTGGTTGAGGTGAGTGAGGGCTGGGTGCAAGAAAGAAAACAGGGGGGACTGATTGTGGTGACGGCGCTGCCGAAGGGGAGCCGAGTGGATGGGATGATTGATATGCTGGGTCAGCTTGGGGTGGATGAGGTTTGGTGCATGACGAGTGAGCGGAGTGTGGTTGATCCGCGGCAGGGGAAGTTGGATAAATTGCAGGCAAGAGCGGTGGAGGCGAGCAAGCAGAGCGGTCGGTCATGGTTGATGAAGGTGCGGCGTGAGGTGGTGAGGTTTGAAGATGTACTGAGTGAAATCGGTGATGGGATGGAGAGAGCGGGTGAGCAGGGGGGATCGGGGGGGGCGGTGAAGCTGATCATGCATTTTGGGGGTGTGGGTTTGGATGAGGTGAAGGGGATGCTGAGTGATGAGGGGAGAAGTGGGGGGAATGATGTGGTGCTGCTGGTTGGACCAGAGGGTGGGTGGACGGATGGAGAAGTTGAGATGGCAGAAGCGAAAGGGTTTGTGCGGTGGACATGCGGAGCGCACGTGATGCGGATTGAGACAGCGGCGGTTGTGGGGGCAGGGGTGTTGGGTGCGCTGTGA
- a CDS encoding UTP--glucose-1-phosphate uridylyltransferase codes for MDQASRFEERFAAALSKLEAIGQAHVLTFYNSLDPSSKSRLLDQIEKIDWDEVARLRDTHVLKDPELKIAESIEPAPYYPYVPTEDLKGKYAEAKELGEKLIGEGRVAAFCVAGGQGTRLGFSGPKGMYPATPIRERSLFECFADYIRNVQKKYGCRVPFYVMTSPLNHAETVNYFKSNDYLGLDEKDVMLFPQAMMPAMDCQTGKVLMASVDSLALSPNGHGGSLKALYTSGAIQDMRERGVQQISYVQVDNPLVRLIDPLFVGLHAMDGAEMSSKMLEKRDAFERVGNFCLSDGRMSVIEYSDMPEELAVEKTDQGELKYCGGSIAIHMMSVGFVEKLNKGGFMLPFHRADKKVPYMDMESKLPVSPREPNGVKLETFVFDALPLCNVSIVYETLREDEFAPIKNADGPGVLDSPATSKQMQTNRAAKWLEQYGVKVPRDSNENVEAVIEISQLTAVCAEDLEGHPMPKEIARGAEIVI; via the coding sequence ATGGATCAGGCAAGCAGGTTTGAGGAACGTTTTGCGGCGGCGCTATCGAAACTCGAAGCGATCGGGCAGGCGCATGTATTGACGTTTTATAATTCATTGGACCCATCGAGCAAGTCACGGCTCCTGGATCAGATCGAAAAAATCGACTGGGATGAAGTGGCGCGTTTGCGTGATACGCATGTGCTGAAAGATCCGGAGTTGAAGATCGCGGAATCGATTGAGCCCGCGCCATATTACCCGTATGTTCCAACGGAAGATTTGAAGGGTAAATATGCGGAGGCGAAAGAGCTTGGTGAGAAGCTGATCGGTGAGGGTAGGGTTGCGGCATTTTGTGTGGCTGGTGGACAGGGGACACGATTAGGATTTAGCGGGCCGAAGGGGATGTATCCCGCGACGCCGATCCGTGAGCGGTCGCTGTTCGAATGTTTTGCTGATTACATTCGAAATGTACAGAAGAAATATGGTTGCCGTGTGCCGTTTTATGTGATGACGAGCCCGCTGAATCATGCGGAGACGGTGAACTATTTTAAGTCGAATGATTATTTGGGATTGGATGAGAAGGACGTCATGCTTTTCCCGCAGGCGATGATGCCGGCGATGGACTGTCAGACGGGTAAGGTGTTGATGGCGAGTGTTGATTCGCTGGCGCTTTCGCCGAATGGTCATGGTGGATCGTTGAAGGCGTTGTATACGAGTGGCGCGATACAGGATATGCGTGAGCGTGGGGTTCAGCAGATTAGTTATGTACAAGTTGATAATCCGTTGGTTCGATTGATTGATCCGTTGTTTGTTGGGTTGCATGCGATGGATGGGGCGGAGATGAGTTCGAAGATGCTTGAGAAGCGTGATGCTTTTGAGAGGGTTGGGAACTTCTGCTTGAGCGATGGTCGGATGAGCGTGATTGAGTACTCGGATATGCCTGAAGAGTTGGCGGTTGAGAAGACTGATCAGGGTGAATTGAAATATTGTGGCGGATCGATAGCGATTCATATGATGAGTGTTGGGTTTGTTGAGAAGTTGAATAAGGGTGGGTTTATGTTGCCGTTCCATCGTGCGGACAAGAAGGTGCCGTACATGGATATGGAGAGTAAGCTGCCGGTGAGTCCGCGTGAGCCGAATGGTGTGAAGCTTGAGACGTTTGTGTTTGATGCGTTGCCGCTTTGCAATGTTTCGATCGTGTATGAAACGCTGCGTGAGGATGAGTTTGCACCGATTAAGAATGCGGACGGGCCGGGTGTGCTGGATTCGCCTGCGACGAGTAAGCAGATGCAGACAAATCGTGCGGCGAAGTGGTTAGAGCAATATGGGGTGAAGGTGCCGCGAGATTCGAATGAGAATGTGGAAGCTGTGATTGAGATCAGTCAGCTGACAGCGGTGTGTGCGGAAGATCTTGAGGGGCATCCGATGCCGAAAGAGATTGCACGCGGAGCGGAGATTGTGATTTAG